A single genomic interval of Lathyrus oleraceus cultivar Zhongwan6 chromosome 7, CAAS_Psat_ZW6_1.0, whole genome shotgun sequence harbors:
- the LOC127105786 gene encoding succinate dehydrogenase assembly factor 2, mitochondrial — translation MASLFMKRIVRVLNSSAPPSNTLLRPLFGHSRISPFTSHSDNNNGTQSNNSFHIDLSNEETKRSLFNRLLYRSKQRGFLELDLVLGKWVENNIHSLDENQIRSLIHVLDVENPDLWKWLSGQEQPPESLITNPVFAAVREGVLKNLNSHSSPETRATPGQPWVRGWDDIQKFRGGPITGNQ, via the exons ATGGCTTCTTTGTTTATGAAAAGAATTGTTCGAGTCCTCAACTCGTCGGCGCCACCGTCAAACACTCTTCTCCGGCCACTTTTCGGACATTCTAGGATTTCCCCTTTCACATCCCATTCTGATAATAACAACGGTACTCAGTCTAATAACTCGTTTCACATTGATTTATCCAATGAAGAAACCAAACGAAGCTTGTTCAACAG GTTATTGTATAGAAGCAAGCAACGAGGGTTTCTTGAACTCGATTTGGTTCTCGGAAAATGGGTAGAGAATAATATTCATTCCTTGGATGAAAATCAAATTCGATCTCTCATTCATGTCCTTGACGTG GAGAATCCAGATTTATGGAAATGGTTATCTGGGCAGGAGCAACCCCCAGAATCACTCATCACTAACCCT GTCTTTGCTGCAGTGCGAGAAGGAGTTTTGAAGAATCTTAATAGCCATTCTTCTCCCGAAACAAGAGCAACACCGGGGCAACCATGGGTAAGAGGCTGGGATGATATCCAGAAATTTCGGGGCGGTCCCATCACTGGGAATCAGTAG
- the LOC127105784 gene encoding uncharacterized protein LOC127105784 isoform X1, whose protein sequence is MASISNITSSIKPTKPTKMTLDFHFQTRSSLLQHYYRPLSLKCLSAKMNNGNVKMTKTKTILHDLYEKQRQSPYYDNLCRPVSDLVPFISSGIRGVTTNPAIFEKAISSSNSYNQQLRDLVEAGKDIESVYWELVVKDIHDTCKLLEPIYIESEGVDGYVSVAVSPKLANDTKRTIEAAKWLHKMVACPNVYVKIPAIDESIPSIKEVISLGISVNVTLIFSLPRYEAVINAYLDGLEASSMNDLSKVSSAAAFYISRVDVAIDKKLEEIGTAEALDLTGKAAVAQAVLAYQLYQKKFSGPRWELLEKRGAKKQRLMWASTNVKNSSYPDTFYVNSLIGPDTISTMPPDPALKAFMDHGILSRTIDAKVSEAENTYNAIETLGIDWSCVGSQLENEVLDSFKRSFENVIECLGKKARMQAVDG, encoded by the exons ATGGCTTCAATCTCAAACATTACAAGTTCTATTAAACCAACAAAACCTACCAAGATGACACTTGATTTTCATTTTCAAACTAGATCAAGTTTGTTGCAACATTATTATAGACCCTTGAG CTTAAAGTGTTTGTCTGCAAAAATGAACAATGGTAATGTGAAAATGACAAAGACAAAGACTATTCTTCATGATCTTTATGAGAAACAAAGACAAAGTCCTTACTATGATAATCTCTGTCGACCCGTTTCAGATTTGGTTCCGTTCATCTCCTCTGGAATCAGAGGTGTTACTACCAACCCTGCG ATATTTGAAAAAGCCATATCATCATCGAATTCTTACAATCAGCAGCTGAG GGATTTGGTAGAGGCAGGAAAAGACATAGAAAGTGTTTACTGGGAATTGGTTGTGAAAGACATACATGATACTTGCAAACTCTTGGAACCAATTTATATTGAATCAGAGGGTGTAGATGGATATGTATCTGTTGCAGTTTCTCCCAAGCTTGCAAATGATACCAAAAGGACAATTGAAGCAGCAAAATGGCTTCATAAAATGGTTGCGTGTCCAAATGTTTATGTTAAAATTCCTGCAATTGATGAATCCATTCCTTCGATAAAGGAAGTTATTTCTCTTGGGATAAGTGTAAATGTCACT CTCATATTCTCTCTCCCTAGATATGAAGCAGTTATTAATGCTTACTTGGATGGTCTTGAGGCTTCTAGCATGAATGATCTGTCTAAGGTTTCAAGTGCAGCAGCTTTCTACATCAGTAGAGTTGATGTTGCAATTGATAAGAAACTTGAGGAGATTGGTACTGCTGAGGCTCTTGATCTCACAGGAAAG GCTGCAGTTGCTCAAGCAGTGTTGGCTTATCAGCTTTACCAGAAAAAGTTTTCGGGTCCGAGATGGGAGCTCTTGGAGAAGAGAGGTGCCAAGAAGCAAAGATTGATGTGGGCATCAACCAATGTGAAAAATTCATCTTACCCTGATACTTTTTATGTTAACTCCCTTATTGGACCAGATACG ATTTCAACCATGCCACCAGACCCTGCTCTTAAAGCATTCATGGACCATGGTATTCTTTCGAGAACCATTGATGCAAAAGTATCAGAGGCGGAAAACACTTACAATGCAATTGAGACGCTGGGGATTGATTGGAGTTGTGTTGGATCACAACTTGAAAACGAGGTGCTGGATTCTTTCAAAAGAAGCTTTGAAAATGTGATCGAATGCTTGGGAAAGAAGGCTAGAATGCAAGCGGTAGATGGATAG
- the LOC127105785 gene encoding uncharacterized protein At4g14100 — protein sequence MASSAIEERICLCLCLFLFLHLSTSTRETPIPAPWPEQFHSVLFINRSGILQKTDLWYDWPKGRNFNIIQYQQGVLKYDLEWNNGTSFIYTLDPFNRTCKKLHFDVGILRPNWLQGANYLGQEYADNFLCNVWEKVDFIWYYEDVVTRRPVKWIFFSGMVSHVMTFEVGAVLEDEHWQAPVYCFSKSEPEPRIHNILSSSLLDSEASVGGRSFRRTLTSEMR from the exons ATGGCCTCTTCTGCCATAGAAGAACGCATTTGTTTGTGTCTATGCCTCTTCCTCTTCCTTCATCTCTCAACTTCAACCAGAGAGACCCCAATTCCAGCGCCGTGGCCGGAACAGTTCCACTCAGTGCTGTTCATCAACAGAAGCGGCATTCTTCAAAAAACTGACTTATGGTACGATTGGCCCAAGGGACGCAACTTCAACATCATCCAGTATCAGCAAGGTGTTCTCAAATACGACCTTGAATGGAACAACGGTACCTCTTTTATCTACACTCTTGACCCTTTCAACCGCACTTGCAAAAAGCTTCATTTTGATGTGGGAATTCTCCGACCCAATTGGCTCCAAGGTGCTAACTATTTAGGTCAAGAATATGCTGATAATTTTCTGTGTAATGTTTGGGAGAAAGTTGATTTTATTTGGTACTATGAGGATGTTGTCACTCGAAGACCCGTCAAGTGGATCTTCTTCTCTG GAATGGTTTCTCATGTGATGACATTTGAGGTTGGTGCAGTGCTGGAGGATGAGCATTGGCAGGCTCCTGTCTATTGTTTTAGTAAGTCAGAACCTGAACCTCGGATACACAACATATTGAGCAGCTCCTTATTAGATTCAGAAGCTTCTGTTGGTGGTCGTAGTTTTCGTAGGACATTAACGAGTGAGATGAGATGA
- the LOC127105784 gene encoding uncharacterized protein LOC127105784 isoform X2, with product MASISNITSSIKPTKPTKMTLDFHFQTRSSLLQHYYRPLSLKCLSAKMNNDLVPFISSGIRGVTTNPAIFEKAISSSNSYNQQLRDLVEAGKDIESVYWELVVKDIHDTCKLLEPIYIESEGVDGYVSVAVSPKLANDTKRTIEAAKWLHKMVACPNVYVKIPAIDESIPSIKEVISLGISVNVTLIFSLPRYEAVINAYLDGLEASSMNDLSKVSSAAAFYISRVDVAIDKKLEEIGTAEALDLTGKAAVAQAVLAYQLYQKKFSGPRWELLEKRGAKKQRLMWASTNVKNSSYPDTFYVNSLIGPDTISTMPPDPALKAFMDHGILSRTIDAKVSEAENTYNAIETLGIDWSCVGSQLENEVLDSFKRSFENVIECLGKKARMQAVDG from the exons ATGGCTTCAATCTCAAACATTACAAGTTCTATTAAACCAACAAAACCTACCAAGATGACACTTGATTTTCATTTTCAAACTAGATCAAGTTTGTTGCAACATTATTATAGACCCTTGAG CTTAAAGTGTTTGTCTGCAAAAATGAACAATG ATTTGGTTCCGTTCATCTCCTCTGGAATCAGAGGTGTTACTACCAACCCTGCG ATATTTGAAAAAGCCATATCATCATCGAATTCTTACAATCAGCAGCTGAG GGATTTGGTAGAGGCAGGAAAAGACATAGAAAGTGTTTACTGGGAATTGGTTGTGAAAGACATACATGATACTTGCAAACTCTTGGAACCAATTTATATTGAATCAGAGGGTGTAGATGGATATGTATCTGTTGCAGTTTCTCCCAAGCTTGCAAATGATACCAAAAGGACAATTGAAGCAGCAAAATGGCTTCATAAAATGGTTGCGTGTCCAAATGTTTATGTTAAAATTCCTGCAATTGATGAATCCATTCCTTCGATAAAGGAAGTTATTTCTCTTGGGATAAGTGTAAATGTCACT CTCATATTCTCTCTCCCTAGATATGAAGCAGTTATTAATGCTTACTTGGATGGTCTTGAGGCTTCTAGCATGAATGATCTGTCTAAGGTTTCAAGTGCAGCAGCTTTCTACATCAGTAGAGTTGATGTTGCAATTGATAAGAAACTTGAGGAGATTGGTACTGCTGAGGCTCTTGATCTCACAGGAAAG GCTGCAGTTGCTCAAGCAGTGTTGGCTTATCAGCTTTACCAGAAAAAGTTTTCGGGTCCGAGATGGGAGCTCTTGGAGAAGAGAGGTGCCAAGAAGCAAAGATTGATGTGGGCATCAACCAATGTGAAAAATTCATCTTACCCTGATACTTTTTATGTTAACTCCCTTATTGGACCAGATACG ATTTCAACCATGCCACCAGACCCTGCTCTTAAAGCATTCATGGACCATGGTATTCTTTCGAGAACCATTGATGCAAAAGTATCAGAGGCGGAAAACACTTACAATGCAATTGAGACGCTGGGGATTGATTGGAGTTGTGTTGGATCACAACTTGAAAACGAGGTGCTGGATTCTTTCAAAAGAAGCTTTGAAAATGTGATCGAATGCTTGGGAAAGAAGGCTAGAATGCAAGCGGTAGATGGATAG
- the LOC127105787 gene encoding (+)-neomenthol dehydrogenase, whose product MGHKEKSKDRKDKRLQEISLLRTIPYSDHQRWWSKETIAVVTGGNRGIGFEISRQLADHGVTVILTSRDASVGVESIKVLQEGGLDVSCHQLDVLDSSSITQFSEWLKENYGGIDILVNNAGVNFNFGSDNSVENAQVVIDTNYYGTKRMIEAMIPLMKATAAGGRIVNVSSRLGRLNGKRNRLENDELREQLSDVENLTEELIDGVVTTFLQQVEDGTWKSGGWPQTFTDYSVSKMAVNAYTRFMARKLCDRPEGEKIFINCYCPGWVKTALTGYAGSIIVEDGADTGVWLSLIPEQAITGKFFAERRDINF is encoded by the exons ATGGGGCACAAAGAAAAATCAAAAGACCGAAAAGATAAGAGATTGCAAGAGATTTCACTTTTGAGGACCATTCCTTATTCTGATCACCAGAG GTGGTGGTCTAAGGAAACAATTGCCGTGGTTACCGGTGGAAATAGAGGAATTGGATTTGAAATTTCTAGACAACTTGCTGATCATGGAGTCACTGTAATACTAACATCAAGAGATGCTAGTGTTGGTGTTGAATCAATTAAGGTCTTACAAGAGGGTGGTCTTGATGTCTCTTGTCATCAACTTGATGTTTTAGATTCTTCATCCATCACCCAATTCTCTGAATGGCTCAAGGAAAATTATGGCGGCATAGATATCCTG GTAAACAACGCAGGTGTTAATTTCAATTTCGGGTCGGATAATTCAGTTGAAAATGCTCAGGTGGTTATTGATACAAATTATTACGGAACCAAACGTATGATCGAAGCTATGATTCCGTTGATGAAGGCAACTGCCGCTGGTGGTCGTATTGTAAATGTGAGCTCGCGTCTAGGTCGACTGAACGGGAAGCGAAAT AGATTGGAGAATGATGAGCTGAGAGAGCAGCTTAGTGATGTGGAGAATCTTACTGAGGAACTAATTGATGGTGTTGTGACGACTTTTCTACAACAAGTGGAAGACGGAACGTGGAAATCGGGAGGATGGCCTCAAACGTTTACCGATTACTCTGTGTCGAAAATGGCTGTTAATGCTTATACAAGGTTTATGGCAAGGAAACTTTGTGATAGGCCTGAAGGGGAAAAGATATTTATCAACTGTTATTGTCCTGGTTGGGTGAAAACAGCTCTAACAGGTTATGCAGGAAGTATTATAGTTGAGGATGGTGCTGATACTGGTGTTTGGCTTTCTCTTATTCCTGAACAAGCTATTACAGGAAAGTTTTTTGCTGAGAGAAGAGACATAAATTTCTAA